The genomic region ATCGGTATTGCTATCACCCGGGTTATTAAAAAAAGATCGTCGCGCTCCACTATAATAGCTGGCAAATAAATTAACTTCCCATCCTCCCGATTGATAACCTAAACCGATTTGTCCTACGGAATAGGGAACTAAACCAAGTTGTAATCCTTCTTCAATTCCTGACTCAATTTTTGCATCGGTATAAGTATAGTTGAGAAAAGTTGACCACTGCGGATTAATTTGCCATTTCAATGCTGCTTCTAAACCATTAGTATTGACTAATCCAATGTTCGTCCAGCGACCTGCTTGAATGCCCAAGCGATCTGTTAAACTACTACCGAAATAAGTAAACTGTCCGGTTAAATTCTCGGCAAATTTGACATCAACTCCTGCTGTCCATGAAGAACCTACTTCTGGTTCTAGATCTGGATTCGGCAACCAGTTATGTACCGTGTCGTAAACGTATAATTGATCGATACCAGGATCGCGCTGTACTGATGCCCAACTTCCCCGTAAAGCTACCCCTGGACTCATTGCCCATCGTAGCCCCACACTAGGATTTAAATAACTACCAAACTCGCTAGTAAAATTCTGTCTCAACCCTAGATCGGCTTGAAAATTATTGGTGATTTTCCAAGTGTTTAAAGCAAATAATGCAGTTTGAAATCTTTCTCTTTCTTCTTCTTCATTTAAGTTAGCTCTATTTGGAGCCGTGCTTAAAACATCACCATTTAAGAAGTCATTTTTGACATCCATACCCCAACGTAAGTTAATACTAGCGTTAATTTTCCAATCGTGTTCTAATCTGGCAGTTACAGCTTGAGAATTGAGCGTTCCCGTGCGATAAAAAATGTTTTGTGTAGAACCGTAGGTATTGAAATAATCTTGATTGTAAGCGACTGTCGCTTTAAGAACGGAGTCTTTTCCATTGCCTAGCAAAGTTTTCCAAGATAAACCAATGTTAAAAACATCGTGGTCTAAACGATCTCTTTGCAGGGGAAAACCAAAGTATAATAAACCGCGACGGCTGCTAATTTTGTAAGCATCTAAACTAAGAGTATTGCGAGAATTTAGATTGAGACTGAGGCTACCAAAGTAGTTACTCGTCGCAGTATCACCGTTAAATAAACGCCCATCTGAATCTCGATTTGCTGCTCCTTCAGGGACGCGATAATTGTTCTCAGCATCGTATTGTTCAAAACCAAGGCTGTATTTTAAATTACCACCACTGCCACCATAACTAATGCGATAGTTATCTTGGTCGTAAGAACCGTATTCTACTAAACCGTTTAGCTGAGGAATTTCTGAGCCTTGCTTGGTAACAATATTGACAACTCCTCCAAACGCTTGCGAACCATATAAAGTAGAACTCGTACCGCTGGATAATTCTACTCGTTCGATAGATTCTACGGGAATACTATTCAGATCGGTAGCGCCGTGGTAGGTGTTAATATTAGACCCGATCGGTCTACCATTGAGTAAGAACACTGACTGATTGATCGAGCTTCCTCGATAGTACGTTCCTGTATGAATATCTGCACCGAAACCTACATCATTAATTGCAAATCCTGGTAGATTGCGTAAAATTTCTGCGACGCTATTCGGACGTTGTTTTTCAATTTCTTTTTTAGGGATGATGTAGACGGGACTTGATGTTTCAGGAATTGTTTCTCTTTTTCCTTCAACCTCGATATAAAGTTCGTCAATGTCTTCAATAGCAGGTTCTTCTACTTGAGAAGATGTTGATTGTGCCACATCTATTGTTGGCGATGGTTTTTGTGTTAACCATATAGCATCTGTAGAAAACTTTTCTCTTTGCGTCAAACGGGATAATTTTGATTCTGAATTTCTTCTCACCTGATG from Chroococcidiopsis sp. SAG 2025 harbors:
- a CDS encoding TonB-dependent receptor yields the protein MGLKILLLPTILLSLTVGSAALANELEDSKKNAIALKLKLHQVRRNSESKLSRLTQREKFSTDAIWLTQKPSPTIDVAQSTSSQVEEPAIEDIDELYIEVEGKRETIPETSSPVYIIPKKEIEKQRPNSVAEILRNLPGFAINDVGFGADIHTGTYYRGSSINQSVFLLNGRPIGSNINTYHGATDLNSIPVESIERVELSSGTSSTLYGSQAFGGVVNIVTKQGSEIPQLNGLVEYGSYDQDNYRISYGGSGGNLKYSLGFEQYDAENNYRVPEGAANRDSDGRLFNGDTATSNYFGSLSLNLNSRNTLSLDAYKISSRRGLLYFGFPLQRDRLDHDVFNIGLSWKTLLGNGKDSVLKATVAYNQDYFNTYGSTQNIFYRTGTLNSQAVTARLEHDWKINASINLRWGMDVKNDFLNGDVLSTAPNRANLNEEEERERFQTALFALNTWKITNNFQADLGLRQNFTSEFGSYLNPSVGLRWAMSPGVALRGSWASVQRDPGIDQLYVYDTVHNWLPNPDLEPEVGSSWTAGVDVKFAENLTGQFTYFGSSLTDRLGIQAGRWTNIGLVNTNGLEAALKWQINPQWSTFLNYTYTDAKIESGIEEGLQLGLVPYSVGQIGLGYQSGGWEVNLFASYYSGARRSFFNNPGDSNTDFSPSWLSLDLGARIPITRNLGLTVYLENLADRAYEKSNRIYEPGLTYRIGISSNF